From a single Stackebrandtia endophytica genomic region:
- a CDS encoding ABC transporter ATP-binding protein, whose product MVGGVGGGGHGYSAMRSLRSGDPKLAQTKLTRGMMQRILRFATPYRWDITVFMVTVVLSAGIGVATPVLAGDVINEITSGGDEAVVVRIAILIAVLAIAEAGLSLANRWYSAKVGEGLIYRLRRDVFRHVQSMPLAFFSRTQTGALISRLNNDVMGAQRAFTSTLSGLVSNAIAVVLTLAVMASQSWQITLLSLVLVPVFLIPAKMVGRKLATLTNESFELNARMNNQMTERFGVGGALLVKLFGRPDREVDEFANRAARVRDIGVTTAMYARTFIVALTLVAGLAQAVTYGLGGWFALTDSLTAGTVVTLALLLTRLYGPLTALSNVRVDVMSALVSFQRVFEVLDLKPLITDTEDAKPVPTGAARIVFDDVRFRYPDAEDVSLASLEDVARLEKIESGTVLDGVSFTVEPGQLVALVGHSGAGKTTASMLVPRVYDVSEGSVSINGLDVRQSQAQSLRDTIGVVSQDSHMFHDTIRANLAYGRVDADESAMWEALERAQIAPLVRRLPEGLDTVVGERGYRFSGGEKQRLAIARLLLKSPRVVILDEATAHLDSESEAALQRALSEALQGRTALVIAHRLSTVRNADQIVVLHEGRVAERGTHDELVTRGGIYAELYRTQFTHDTR is encoded by the coding sequence TGGCAACTCCGGTGTTGGCCGGTGACGTCATCAACGAGATCACCAGCGGTGGTGACGAGGCCGTGGTGGTCCGCATCGCGATTCTGATCGCCGTACTGGCCATCGCCGAGGCCGGGCTGTCACTGGCCAACCGTTGGTATTCGGCGAAGGTCGGGGAGGGGCTGATCTATCGACTGCGACGCGACGTGTTCCGGCACGTTCAGTCGATGCCGCTGGCGTTCTTCAGCCGGACCCAGACCGGGGCGCTGATCTCGCGGCTCAACAATGACGTGATGGGCGCGCAGCGGGCGTTCACCTCGACGCTGTCGGGTCTGGTGTCCAACGCGATCGCCGTCGTGTTGACGCTGGCGGTCATGGCATCGCAGTCCTGGCAGATCACGTTGTTGTCGCTGGTCCTGGTTCCGGTGTTCCTGATCCCGGCCAAGATGGTGGGACGCAAACTGGCGACCTTGACCAACGAGAGTTTCGAACTCAACGCCCGCATGAACAATCAGATGACCGAACGTTTCGGCGTCGGTGGTGCCCTGCTGGTGAAACTGTTCGGTCGACCCGACCGGGAAGTCGACGAGTTCGCCAACCGGGCGGCCCGAGTACGCGACATCGGGGTGACCACTGCGATGTACGCGCGTACCTTCATCGTGGCCCTGACCCTGGTGGCCGGTCTGGCCCAAGCGGTGACCTACGGTCTCGGTGGTTGGTTCGCACTGACCGACAGTCTCACCGCCGGAACCGTGGTCACCCTGGCACTTCTGTTGACGAGGCTTTACGGACCGTTGACGGCACTGTCGAATGTGCGTGTCGACGTCATGAGTGCCCTGGTCAGTTTCCAGCGGGTCTTCGAGGTGCTGGATCTCAAACCGCTCATCACCGACACCGAGGACGCCAAACCCGTGCCGACGGGCGCGGCGCGAATCGTCTTCGACGACGTCCGGTTCCGCTACCCCGACGCCGAAGATGTCTCATTGGCATCCCTTGAGGATGTCGCCCGGTTGGAGAAGATCGAGTCCGGCACCGTGCTGGACGGGGTCAGTTTCACCGTGGAGCCGGGTCAGCTGGTCGCCCTGGTCGGGCACTCGGGCGCGGGGAAGACGACGGCCTCGATGCTGGTGCCGCGGGTCTATGACGTCAGCGAGGGCTCGGTCAGCATCAACGGGTTGGATGTGCGGCAGTCGCAGGCGCAGTCGCTGCGCGACACCATCGGCGTCGTCTCGCAGGATTCGCACATGTTCCACGATACGATCCGAGCCAACCTCGCCTACGGTCGAGTCGACGCCGACGAGTCGGCGATGTGGGAGGCGCTGGAGCGCGCACAGATCGCACCGCTAGTCCGGCGGCTACCGGAGGGACTGGACACTGTCGTGGGGGAGCGGGGATACCGCTTCTCCGGTGGGGAGAAGCAGCGACTGGCGATCGCGCGACTGCTGCTGAAGTCGCCGCGCGTCGTGATCCTCGACGAGGCCACCGCGCACCTGGACAGTGAGTCGGAGGCGGCGCTGCAGCGAGCCCTCTCGGAGGCCTTGCAGGGACGTACCGCCCTGGTCATCGCGCACCGGTTGTCCACGGTGCGCAACGCCGACCAGATCGTGGTGCTGCACGAGGGGCGGGTCGCCGAACGGGGCACCCACGACGAACTGGTCACCCGTGGCGGCATCTACGCCGAGCTGTACCGCACCCAGTTCACTCACGACACGAGGTGA
- a CDS encoding VOC family protein, whose translation MSSSSAPSGTVHHIELWVPDLDRAVGSIGWLLTELGYEPYQSWSRGRSWRLGHTYLVTEESPAMIGDRHDRRAPGLNHLAFHVADRALVDRLTATCTGHGWTLMFPDRHPFAGGDDHYAAYLENEDGFEVELVAGRNL comes from the coding sequence ATGTCGTCATCGTCTGCGCCGTCGGGAACCGTCCACCACATCGAACTCTGGGTGCCCGACCTCGACCGGGCGGTGGGCTCGATCGGTTGGCTGCTAACGGAACTGGGGTATGAGCCGTACCAGTCGTGGTCGCGGGGACGCAGTTGGCGACTGGGGCACACCTATCTGGTGACGGAGGAGTCCCCGGCGATGATCGGTGATCGTCATGACCGCCGCGCGCCCGGATTGAATCACCTGGCGTTCCACGTTGCGGATCGTGCCCTGGTTGATCGGTTGACCGCGACGTGCACCGGTCACGGTTGGACCCTGATGTTCCCCGATCGTCATCCGTTCGCCGGTGGCGACGACCATTACGCGGCTTACCTGGAGAACGAGGACGGTTTCGAAGTGGAGTTGGTGGCCGGTCGAAACCTTTGA
- a CDS encoding S-adenosylmethionine:tRNA ribosyltransferase-isomerase: MTTLEAGFEFALDAALHATEPAESTGRSRADVRLLSTDLSTRTTGHHRFEDMPNLLRPGDLLVVNNSATLPAAVWLDRMVVHFSTERDDGTWLVELRRRVGATHKPARLGRPGEWLPLPGGPTLKLIDRHSERLWIARLDASVSRYLEQHGRPIRYDYVDRDWPLETYQTVFSTVPGSAEMPSAGRPFTPELVTSLIGRGIGFAPITLHTGVASPEVDELPYPERFSVSEYTAGAINATKSAGGRVIAVGTTVVRALESAVGAGGVMWADRGVTSLVITPDRGVSIVDGILTGLHEPRSTHLAMLSAIADTSLLADAYRSAIESAYRWHEFGDVHLIA; encoded by the coding sequence ATGACCACCTTGGAAGCCGGTTTCGAGTTCGCACTCGACGCGGCCCTACACGCGACCGAGCCCGCCGAGAGCACCGGCCGCTCCCGCGCCGACGTGCGACTGTTGTCGACCGACCTGTCCACTCGCACCACCGGCCATCATCGATTCGAGGACATGCCCAACCTGCTGCGTCCCGGTGATCTGTTGGTGGTCAACAATTCCGCGACGTTGCCGGCGGCAGTGTGGCTGGATCGGATGGTCGTTCACTTCTCCACCGAGCGAGACGACGGCACCTGGTTGGTCGAGTTGCGACGTCGGGTCGGAGCCACCCACAAACCGGCCCGACTGGGACGGCCCGGCGAGTGGCTGCCGTTGCCTGGCGGGCCCACTCTCAAGCTGATCGATCGGCATTCGGAGCGACTGTGGATCGCTCGGCTCGATGCATCGGTATCGAGATATCTTGAGCAACACGGTCGGCCGATTCGTTACGACTACGTCGACCGCGACTGGCCGTTGGAGACCTATCAAACGGTGTTCAGCACCGTCCCCGGCAGTGCCGAGATGCCCTCCGCAGGACGACCGTTCACTCCCGAACTGGTCACCTCGTTGATCGGTCGAGGCATCGGCTTCGCGCCGATCACCCTGCACACCGGGGTCGCCTCACCCGAGGTCGACGAACTCCCCTACCCAGAACGCTTCTCCGTCAGCGAGTACACCGCCGGAGCGATCAACGCCACCAAATCCGCCGGCGGCCGGGTGATCGCCGTGGGAACCACCGTGGTTCGCGCGTTGGAGAGCGCGGTCGGCGCCGGCGGCGTGATGTGGGCGGACCGTGGAGTCACCTCACTGGTGATCACACCCGACCGCGGAGTGTCCATCGTCGATGGAATTCTCACCGGTCTGCACGAGCCGAGGTCCACCCATCTGGCGATGCTGTCGGCGATCGCCGACACGTCGTTGCTCGCCGACGCCTACCGGTCGGCGATCGAGTCGGCGTATCGCTGGCACGAATTCGGCGACGTACACCTCATCGCCTGA
- a CDS encoding SDR family NAD(P)-dependent oxidoreductase: MTHNDSRTALITGASRGLGRALATELAASGWRLLLTARGEAPLREVAVELGAEALPGDVTDPNHRATLTSRAEELGGVDLLINNASDLGATPLPRLADYPLDLLPGLFDTNVVTPLALSQLLLPGLRNRGGAIINISSDAATGGYEGWGGYGATKAALDQISNVLAAEESAVDVWWVDPGEMRTKMLADAVGSDADDATPPEEVAPVILRLLTDRPTNQRYSIDQLRESVTA; this comes from the coding sequence ATGACACACAACGATTCTCGAACCGCCTTGATCACCGGTGCCTCCCGGGGACTGGGGAGGGCGCTGGCGACCGAACTGGCTGCTTCGGGCTGGCGGCTGCTGTTGACGGCTCGCGGCGAAGCCCCGTTGCGTGAAGTGGCCGTCGAGCTGGGGGCCGAGGCGTTGCCCGGCGACGTCACCGACCCGAACCATCGAGCCACTCTCACCAGCCGTGCCGAGGAACTCGGTGGCGTCGACCTGCTCATCAACAACGCCAGTGACCTGGGCGCCACTCCGCTTCCCCGTCTCGCGGACTATCCGCTCGACCTGTTGCCGGGGCTGTTCGACACCAATGTGGTCACCCCACTGGCATTGAGCCAGCTGCTGCTACCCGGTCTGCGCAATCGCGGCGGCGCGATCATCAACATCTCCTCCGACGCGGCGACCGGTGGCTACGAGGGGTGGGGCGGTTACGGGGCCACCAAGGCGGCCCTGGACCAGATCTCGAACGTCCTGGCCGCCGAGGAGTCCGCTGTGGACGTGTGGTGGGTCGACCCGGGTGAGATGCGCACCAAGATGCTGGCCGACGCGGTGGGTTCCGACGCCGACGACGCCACGCCGCCCGAGGAGGTCGCGCCCGTCATCCTGCGGTTGCTGACCGACCGTCCCACCAACCAGCGCTACTCGATCGATCAACTGCGAGAGTCGGTGACGGCATGA
- a CDS encoding Imm51 family immunity protein — MTTNSDFNGFENVKLVTGANSSSVIFSVGGPADIGLEPVFGEFCVEGSGYDWQSAVAGHFTDAEPAMLKRFRFDPEAGMFCAYGDDLAALHAVATVVEAMLADADTLRHAMRVAVEHDLLD; from the coding sequence GTGACGACGAACAGTGACTTCAACGGTTTCGAGAACGTGAAACTCGTGACCGGCGCCAACAGCTCATCGGTGATCTTCTCCGTGGGCGGGCCCGCCGACATCGGATTGGAGCCGGTGTTCGGTGAGTTCTGTGTCGAGGGCAGTGGCTATGACTGGCAGAGCGCCGTCGCCGGCCACTTCACCGACGCCGAACCGGCCATGCTGAAACGGTTCCGGTTCGACCCCGAGGCCGGAATGTTCTGCGCCTATGGCGACGATCTCGCTGCTCTGCACGCGGTCGCCACCGTGGTGGAGGCGATGTTGGCCGACGCCGACACACTGCGACACGCCATGCGGGTGGCCGTCGAGCACGACCTGTTGGATTGA
- a CDS encoding phosphatase PAP2 family protein, with amino-acid sequence MSSATAPPPLFGPPPRSRLLDVALLLAFIGLAVLLTWPSALVHIDVAVRDTIEADRPGWALALAKVFKFLGLPTIQALAITYVGIWCASMRRSLRPLLPVGAAWLLLAITKQLQPLFDRVFPHWPDCPPVCPEVDTGATGATFFAGQGYDAFPSGHSTATAIWLPLAVWLIPQLPRRWRWFLAITPSVLLTMGQTYLGYHWLSDSIGGILLGVLVLRLIQRVPWGTIPLFPVTLLEKWAAGRRAAIDRRAGSASRSPIWTVSLRRMAARRRSIE; translated from the coding sequence GTGAGTTCCGCGACCGCCCCTCCTCCCCTGTTCGGTCCACCACCGCGAAGTCGGCTCCTCGACGTGGCGCTGCTGCTGGCGTTCATCGGGCTAGCGGTCCTCTTGACCTGGCCGTCGGCCCTGGTGCACATAGACGTCGCGGTACGCGACACCATCGAAGCCGACCGACCCGGTTGGGCGCTGGCGCTGGCGAAGGTCTTCAAGTTCCTGGGTCTGCCCACGATTCAGGCGCTGGCCATCACCTACGTCGGGATCTGGTGTGCCTCGATGCGTCGCAGCCTCCGGCCGCTGTTGCCGGTTGGGGCGGCATGGCTCCTGTTGGCGATCACCAAGCAGCTGCAACCGTTGTTCGACCGGGTGTTCCCCCATTGGCCGGACTGTCCACCGGTGTGCCCCGAGGTCGACACGGGGGCGACGGGCGCCACCTTCTTCGCGGGACAGGGATACGACGCCTTCCCCTCCGGCCATTCCACCGCCACCGCGATCTGGTTGCCCTTGGCGGTCTGGTTGATCCCGCAGCTGCCCAGGCGGTGGCGGTGGTTCCTCGCGATCACACCGTCGGTGCTGTTGACGATGGGCCAGACCTACCTGGGATACCACTGGTTGTCCGACAGCATCGGCGGCATCCTGCTGGGTGTACTGGTGCTGCGTCTCATCCAACGGGTTCCGTGGGGGACGATCCCGCTCTTTCCAGTCACGCTTCTGGAGAAATGGGCAGCCGGTCGGCGCGCCGCCATCGACCGACGAGCGGGCTCGGCCAGTCGATCACCGATATGGACGGTGTCGCTGCGGCGCATGGCGGCCCGCCGACGGTCGATCGAGTGA